In Silene latifolia isolate original U9 population chromosome X, ASM4854445v1, whole genome shotgun sequence, the following proteins share a genomic window:
- the LOC141622487 gene encoding E3 ubiquitin-protein ligase BIG BROTHER-like isoform X1: MNGNRGMEMYYNSGGYPYQQVNESSYMGFFDGYVSHPPAYAYTPLPMHTPETAYWCLNNNSYRSDYHDGRSTSYYGYQVNHALPRTEINRRTWEYSSSMHIEEPTMDMQSEENVATSSDAAEECPVEPSETATPQAAWEDDIDPDNMTYEELLDLGEAVGTQSRGLSEELIKLLPTSRYKAGGFFSRKKSRERCVICLVTYKMGDQQMTLPCKHVYHSKCGRKWLSINKTCPVCNSEVFGGEGRT, from the exons ATGAATGGGAACAGGGGAATGGAAATGTATTATAACAGCGGTGGATACCCGTATCAGCAAGTGAATGAAAGTAGCTACATGGGATTTTTTGATGGTTATGTTTCTCATCCTCCTGCTTATGCCTACACGCCTTTGCCTATGCATACCCCG GAAACAGCATATTGGTGTTTGAATAACAACTCCTACAGATCAGATTACCATGATGGCAGAAGTACGTCCTACTATGGTTATCAAGTTAATCACGCATTACCCAGAACTGAAATTAACCGGAGGACCTGGGAGTACTCTTCGTCCATGCACATTGAAGAGCCTACTATGGATATGCAATCTGAAGAAAATGTTGCTACAAGTTCAGATGCTGCTGAGGAAT GTCCTGTTGAACCTTCAGAAACAGCTACTCCACAG GCTGCATGGGAGGATGACATCGATCCTGACAACATGACTTATGAG GAACTACTTGACTTAGGCGAGGCAGTTGGAACTCAGAGTCGTGGCCTTTCCGAAGAACTTATCAAGCTGCTTCCTACATCTCGGTATAAGGCAGGTGGTTTTTTCTCAAGAAAGAAGTCTAGAGAGAG ATGCGTGATATGCCTGGTGACATATAAAATGGGCGATCAGCAAATGACATTGCCATGTAAACATGTGTACCACTCCAAATGTGGTAGAAAGTGGCTCAGCATTAACAAG ACATGTCCAGTTTGCAATAGCGAAGTGTTCGGGGGTGAAGGAAGGACTTGA
- the LOC141622487 gene encoding E3 ubiquitin-protein ligase BIG BROTHER-like isoform X2, which yields MKVATWDFLMVMFLILLLMPTRLCLCIPRSDYHDGRSTSYYGYQVNHALPRTEINRRTWEYSSSMHIEEPTMDMQSEENVATSSDAAEECPVEPSETATPQAAWEDDIDPDNMTYEELLDLGEAVGTQSRGLSEELIKLLPTSRYKAGGFFSRKKSRERCVICLVTYKMGDQQMTLPCKHVYHSKCGRKWLSINKTCPVCNSEVFGGEGRT from the exons ATGAAAGTAGCTACATGGGATTTTTTGATGGTTATGTTTCTCATCCTCCTGCTTATGCCTACACGCCTTTGCCTATGCATACCCCG ATCAGATTACCATGATGGCAGAAGTACGTCCTACTATGGTTATCAAGTTAATCACGCATTACCCAGAACTGAAATTAACCGGAGGACCTGGGAGTACTCTTCGTCCATGCACATTGAAGAGCCTACTATGGATATGCAATCTGAAGAAAATGTTGCTACAAGTTCAGATGCTGCTGAGGAAT GTCCTGTTGAACCTTCAGAAACAGCTACTCCACAG GCTGCATGGGAGGATGACATCGATCCTGACAACATGACTTATGAG GAACTACTTGACTTAGGCGAGGCAGTTGGAACTCAGAGTCGTGGCCTTTCCGAAGAACTTATCAAGCTGCTTCCTACATCTCGGTATAAGGCAGGTGGTTTTTTCTCAAGAAAGAAGTCTAGAGAGAG ATGCGTGATATGCCTGGTGACATATAAAATGGGCGATCAGCAAATGACATTGCCATGTAAACATGTGTACCACTCCAAATGTGGTAGAAAGTGGCTCAGCATTAACAAG ACATGTCCAGTTTGCAATAGCGAAGTGTTCGGGGGTGAAGGAAGGACTTGA